A stretch of Fusarium poae strain DAOMC 252244 chromosome 2, whole genome shotgun sequence DNA encodes these proteins:
- a CDS encoding hypothetical protein (SECRETED:SignalP(1-31)~TransMembrane:1 (n17-25c31/32o442-464i)~BUSCO:17087at5125~CAZy:GH76), with protein MRFTSRSHGTKPGANSVIAVLLLALNPFTMAYKLDPNSTTSVKSISKSIAKDMVAMYHGHEPGGTPGLLPEPYYWWYAGAFMGTLVDYWAYTGDDQYVNLTKQALLFQVGDHDDYMPINQTRTEGNDDQGFWALTVMSAAEYNFPHPEPDEPQWLGLAQAVFNTQAARWDTEHCNGGLKWQIFEWNKGYDYKNSISQACFFALGARLALFTGNNSYADWADKTWDWMIGTEFIDPKTWYVYDGAHIYNNCTKLVPYQFSYNAGGMILGAAAMYNHTENQVWKDRLDNLLEGVKVFFTGPQKNIMTEVACESVKLCNLDQKSFKAYLSRWLAVTTQWAPYTHDFIMPLLRASAVAANDVCTGGENGRMCGLYWTKDKFEGDVTVGQQMAALEVTLACMIQDRPAPLTKNTGGTSKPNPGGGSADIGRTVPDLSYDPLPAGDKAGAAILTALVITGLIALMLWIFLDETSDRGPIDQVRNFGSSATAELGAKKHKGIDEKNTAVFQNNDSSQESSFRRAADDITYGGAPNGQGYAHRRVSSMPLGWPQHAARASATYDSDRIYPLSASDVQVRGQ; from the exons ATGCGTTTTACCTCAAGATCACATGGGACGAAGCCCGGCGCAAACAGCGTCATAGCTGTCCTGCTGCTGGCGCTGAACCCTTTCACCATGGCCTACAAATTAGACCCTAATTCGACCA CCTCAGTCAAATCCATCTCCAAATCAATCGCCAAGGACATGGTTGCTATGTACCATGGGCATGAACCTGGCGGAACGCCCGGTTTACTACCTGAACCTTATTACT GGTGGTATGCCGGAGCCTTTATGGGAACACTTGTTGACTATTGGGCATACACTGGTGATGATCAATATGTCAATCTCACTAAGCAGGCACTCTTATTCCAGGTCGGTGACCATGATGATTACATGCCTATAAACCAGACAAGAaccgaaggaaatgacgacCAGGGCTTCTGGGCACTCACCGTAATGTCTGCTGCCGAGTATAACTTCCCTCATCCCGAACCTGATGAGCCACAATGGCTTGGACTTGCCCAAGCTGTTTTCAACACCCAAGCTGCTCGTTGGGACACAGAGCACTGTAATGGCGGGTTGAAATGGCAGATATTTGAG TGGAATAAAGGTTACGATTACAAAAACTCGATTTCCCAGGCTTGCTTCTTCGCCTTGGGCGCGCGTCTGGCTCTTTTCACTGGCAACAACAGCTATGCCGATTGGGCCGACAAAACCTGGGACTGGATGATCGGGACCGAATTTATTGATCCAAAGACTTGGTATGTTTATGATGGTGCCCACATCTACAACAACTGTACCAAATTAGTACCTTACCAGTTTTCCTACAACGCGGGCGGCATGATTCTTGGTGCTGCTGCCATGTACAATCATACAGAAAATCAGGTCTGGAAAGATCGTCTGGACAACCTCCTTGAAGGTGTCAAGGTTTTCTTCACGGGGCCCCAGAAGAACATCATGACAGAAGTCGCATGTGAGTCTGTAAAGCTCTGCAATCTGGACCAGAAGTCATTCAAGGCATATCTAAGCCGCTGGCTGGCCGTTACTACTCAATGGGCACCTTACACTCACGACTTTATCATGCCACTTTTACGCGCCTCGGCCGTCGCAGCCAACGATGTATGCACCGGAGGTGAGAACGGACGGATGTGTGGTCTTTACTGGACCAAGGACAAGTTTGAAGGTGATGTTACAGTGGGCCAGCAGATGGCGGCATTAGAAGTCACACTTGCTTGCATGATTCAAGACCGACCTGCTCCATTGACGAAGAACACTGGAGGAACAAGCAAGCCTAATCCTGGTGGCGGTTCCGCAGATATTGGACGAACAGTTCCAGATTTGTCGTACGACCCTCTTCCTGCAGGCGATAAAGCCGGAGCTGCTATCCTTACCGCTTTGGTTATCACTGGCCTCATTGCCCTCATGCTATGGATATTCTTGGATGAGACTTCGGACAGGGGCCCAATCGATCAGGTCCGGAACTTTGGATCATCAGCTACAGCAGAATTGGGCGCTAAGAAACACAAAGGTATCGACGAGAAGAATACAGCAGTATTCCAAAATAATGACAGTTCCCAAGAGAGCAGCTTTAGGCGCGCTGCCGATGATATAACGTATGGAGGTGCCCCTAACGGTCAAGGCTATGCGCACCGTCGAGTATCTAGCATGCCGTTGGGTTGGCCACAGCACGCAGCGAGAGCAAGTGCCACATACGATTCTGACAGGATTTATCCCCTTTCGGCTTCAGATGTTCAGGTTCGAGGACAATGA
- the SYB1 gene encoding SNAP receptor, synaptobrevin (TransMembrane:1 (i106-127o)~BUSCO:59857at5125) — MPEQEAPYDPYIPSGQAGAQQQQGAGGNARTQALQAVSCFPNDLIDALQIDDTVGVMRDNINKVSQRGERLDALQDKTDNLAVSAQGFRRGANRVRKQMWWKDMKMRMCLIIGIIILLVIIIVPSVVATR, encoded by the exons ATGCCTGAGCAGGAAGCCCCCTACGACCCCTATATCCCCAGTGGCCAGGCTGGagcccagcagcagcagggtGCTGGCGGCAATGCTAGGACGCAGGCACTGCAAGCTGTAAGTTGTTTTCCTAATGATTTAATTGATGCGCTG CAAATCGACGACACCGTGGGTGTGATGCGTGACAATATCAACAAGGTATCTCAACGTGGTGAGCGACTCGACGCTCTTCAGGATAAGACCGACAACTTGGCTGTTTCAGCACAAGGTTTCCGCCGAGGAGCCAACAGGGTCCGAAAGCAGATGTGGTGGAAGGACATGAAGATGCGCATGTGCCTGATTATTGGTATCATTATTCTGCTGGTCATTATCATTGTCCCCTCTG TTGTGGCTACCCGCTAA
- a CDS encoding hypothetical protein (TransMembrane:1 (o27-47i)) encodes MTTEIPIASSQSEVQTHSSRPMGSIDIGLIVGTIALFLIIITSIFIARGLSGRRQARGVLRRAVDGNVANQDEHHTAQEARIAGLTQPEPAQLRQESFWERSTQVLKDHIERFK; translated from the exons ATGACTACTGAAATCCCTATTGCGTCTTCTCAGTCAGAGGTTCAGACCCACAGCTCACGACCTATGGGCAGTATCGACATCGGCCTCATAGTAGGCACAATCGCTTTGTTCCTCATTATCATAACATCCATCTTTATCGCCCGAGGCCTTAGCGGACGTCGTCAAGCCAGGGGCGTACTGCGCAGAGCCGTAGACGGCAACGTAGCGAATCAAGATGAACATCATACAGCTCAAGAGGCGAGAATCGCCGGGCTTACGCAGCCAGAACCTGCTCAACTGCGCCAAGAAAGCTTCTGGGAGC GTAGCACGCAGGTCCTGAAAGACCACATAGAGCGGTTCAAGTGA